From the genome of Globicephala melas chromosome 11, mGloMel1.2, whole genome shotgun sequence, one region includes:
- the LOC132598174 gene encoding large ribosomal subunit protein eL39-like — MSSHKTFRIKQFLAKKQKQNRPIPQWIRMKTGNKIRYNSKRRRWRRIKLAL, encoded by the coding sequence ATGTCTTCTCACAAGACTTTCAGGATCAAGCAATTCCTGGctaagaaacaaaagcagaatcgTCCCATTCCCCAGTGGATTCGGATGAAAACTGGTAATAAAATCAGATACAACTCCAAGAGGAGACGTTGGAGAAGAATCAAGCTGGCTCTCTAA